A part of Candidatus Electrothrix aestuarii genomic DNA contains:
- a CDS encoding flavodoxin family protein: MTRILAINGSYRAEGFTDQAVDHIAQVARSLGAEVEIIHLRDVPIEFCRNCRSCTQQPGSSPGHCIQHDAMPELLQKIEQADGFILASPTNFGSITALFKRFMERLVVYGYWPWGQHSPKPRQEGKATKKAVLISSSAAPALMGLLFFNTIRQLKTTAKTIGAQPVDKVVTGLVAKDHQPALSETTKQHLKNAAKKLVYP, from the coding sequence ATGACCAGGATTCTCGCCATAAACGGCTCCTATCGGGCTGAAGGATTTACAGATCAAGCCGTGGACCACATCGCACAGGTCGCCCGTTCATTGGGCGCGGAAGTTGAAATAATCCACCTTCGTGACGTCCCCATAGAATTCTGTCGGAACTGTCGGAGTTGTACCCAGCAGCCAGGAAGCTCTCCAGGGCACTGCATCCAGCATGATGCCATGCCGGAGCTACTCCAAAAGATAGAACAGGCAGATGGCTTTATTTTGGCCTCCCCAACCAATTTCGGCTCCATTACCGCGCTCTTCAAACGCTTTATGGAACGACTGGTGGTCTATGGGTATTGGCCCTGGGGACAACACTCACCAAAACCGCGCCAGGAAGGAAAAGCCACAAAGAAGGCTGTCCTCATTTCGTCAAGCGCAGCACCTGCCTTGATGGGACTGTTGTTTTTCAATACAATACGACAACTCAAGACCACAGCAAAAACCATTGGCGCTCAACCTGTGGACAAGGTCGTTACCGGTTTGGTTGCCAAAGATCATCAACCGGCCCTGTCAGAAACCACCAAGCAACATCTCAAGAATGCGGCGAAAAAGCTGGTGTATCCATGA
- a CDS encoding DGQHR domain-containing protein has protein sequence MSEYLGPLLTSQDEIKKAVRQRKKKVIEDTIKANTPELLEEKLTAKMEEGWTVLRPNKASYRISHDKSLDEQLEDEMWCILAQMQFKEMSDGRLFKIQPFQETEPQQIDVFAKDDETAIFVTCVYQDTPGKKSMTKRIEKIESLREKISMSLHSHYGRKPKLKQGWVIATRNLEWSQTDLDKAQSANITVLRDTELNYYVKFTRLYKLAAKYQLLAHLFANEKILGLELVVPATKGNMGGVDFYNFLIKPADLLKISHVSHKASRDVQDIETYQRLLNPNRLKEIAQYIDDGGQFPTNIVVNVRTKKKKKLRFEKIDNIGESAFGRLFLPNQYASAMVIDGQHRLYGYAHSERIVNGKEGKATVPVLAYENLEPTKEAKLFVDINCEQVRVPRNLLNEINATLYWDSDDFKLQVDALCSRMVMTLNTKQSSPVYDRVILTNRDMTYLRCLTLTNFFDGLKENKFFGEQKKSGVISAGPLTDSSSNNLEDTMKKAIKVIDGYLNFFAKTAPHHWDLGKIKKEKESQIGYLATNEGVRALFRVLKELLIHIEIQTGRDADTLSGEELLKELEKYAIPIAEIFKIANYEAIAQFRSRSASKKAVLENAYHLMGFIHKQYPEFCPHGLEEYLESIDEEGTKEAEGLVAELQKQMYEFVLYKLKEKYPNDDDWWYEGVPSKVRTQCTARCEEEKGIKSKEQYLKLIDYHSIAMSNWQGCFQGSFSFTKDGGKDKQLNWIKQLNSIRNITHHPEKWPASKKQVEFVRDIHKKGMERFVIPESSSH, from the coding sequence ATGTCAGAATACCTTGGGCCATTATTAACAAGTCAAGACGAGATAAAAAAAGCAGTCAGGCAGCGGAAAAAGAAAGTCATAGAAGACACTATCAAAGCAAATACTCCAGAGCTTCTTGAAGAAAAATTAACGGCCAAAATGGAAGAAGGCTGGACAGTTCTCCGACCAAACAAAGCCTCATATAGGATTTCACACGACAAGTCTCTCGATGAACAACTTGAGGATGAGATGTGGTGCATTCTTGCTCAGATGCAGTTCAAAGAGATGAGCGATGGACGTCTATTTAAAATACAACCTTTCCAAGAAACAGAGCCTCAACAAATAGATGTTTTTGCAAAAGATGATGAAACCGCTATTTTCGTAACGTGCGTGTATCAAGATACTCCTGGCAAGAAAAGTATGACCAAGCGAATTGAAAAAATAGAGAGCTTGAGAGAAAAGATATCTATGTCTCTGCACTCTCATTACGGCAGGAAACCAAAACTAAAACAAGGGTGGGTTATTGCAACGCGAAATCTTGAGTGGTCCCAGACAGACCTTGATAAAGCTCAAAGCGCGAACATAACTGTCTTACGGGACACTGAACTTAATTATTATGTGAAATTTACGCGTTTGTATAAGCTTGCAGCCAAATATCAGTTGTTAGCACATCTCTTTGCAAACGAAAAAATTCTTGGGTTAGAGTTGGTGGTACCAGCAACGAAAGGGAATATGGGGGGCGTCGATTTTTACAATTTTTTGATCAAGCCAGCAGACCTTTTAAAAATTTCTCATGTTAGTCATAAAGCTAGTCGGGATGTTCAGGATATTGAGACATATCAACGGCTTTTAAATCCAAATAGGCTAAAAGAAATCGCTCAATACATTGATGACGGAGGGCAATTTCCGACAAATATTGTCGTAAATGTTCGTACCAAGAAAAAGAAAAAACTCCGTTTCGAAAAAATAGACAATATCGGAGAATCCGCATTTGGTCGGTTATTCTTACCGAATCAGTATGCTTCAGCAATGGTTATTGATGGTCAGCATCGGTTGTACGGGTATGCTCACAGTGAAAGAATTGTAAACGGCAAAGAGGGAAAGGCAACAGTTCCTGTACTTGCATACGAAAATCTTGAGCCAACAAAAGAAGCAAAGCTATTTGTTGATATTAATTGCGAGCAAGTTAGAGTCCCAAGGAATTTACTTAATGAAATTAATGCGACTCTGTATTGGGATTCTGATGATTTCAAATTACAAGTTGATGCGCTATGTTCCCGAATGGTGATGACGCTTAACACTAAGCAATCTTCACCGGTTTACGACCGTGTTATTTTAACAAATCGAGACATGACGTATCTCAGGTGTCTCACACTAACTAATTTTTTTGATGGATTAAAAGAAAATAAATTTTTTGGCGAACAGAAAAAATCAGGAGTTATTTCAGCTGGACCGTTAACCGACTCATCTTCGAATAATTTAGAAGACACTATGAAGAAGGCTATAAAGGTGATTGACGGGTACCTAAATTTTTTCGCAAAAACTGCACCACATCATTGGGATTTAGGCAAGATAAAAAAAGAAAAAGAATCGCAGATAGGTTATCTTGCAACTAACGAAGGTGTCAGAGCATTATTCCGAGTGTTAAAAGAACTTTTGATTCATATTGAGATACAGACAGGACGTGATGCTGACACTTTAAGCGGCGAAGAGTTATTGAAAGAACTTGAGAAATACGCAATTCCGATTGCCGAAATTTTCAAGATTGCAAACTATGAAGCTATTGCTCAGTTTCGTTCAAGAAGTGCTAGCAAAAAAGCTGTGTTAGAAAATGCGTACCATCTGATGGGCTTCATACATAAGCAGTACCCAGAATTTTGCCCCCACGGACTAGAAGAGTATTTGGAGTCGATTGATGAAGAAGGCACTAAAGAGGCTGAGGGGCTTGTTGCTGAATTACAAAAGCAGATGTATGAATTCGTGCTGTATAAATTGAAAGAAAAGTATCCGAATGATGACGATTGGTGGTATGAAGGAGTTCCATCAAAAGTCAGAACTCAATGTACAGCTCGATGTGAAGAGGAAAAAGGAATTAAAAGTAAAGAGCAATACTTGAAATTGATAGATTATCATAGCATTGCAATGTCAAACTGGCAGGGGTGCTTTCAAGGCTCTTTTTCCTTCACAAAGGATGGAGGAAAAGACAAACAGCTTAACTGGATAAAGCAACTAAACTCCATCCGTAATATCACTCATCATCCTGAAAAGTGGCCTGCATCGAAAAAACAAGTAGAGTTTGTTAGAGATATTCATAAAAAAGGGATGGAACGATTTGTGATTCCAGAATCAAGCTCTCATTGA
- a CDS encoding cobalamin-binding domain-containing protein, with product MPRNILLVEPNYKTKFPPLGLMKISSYHKLLGDKVQFVKGISQNAAYEYWDRIYVTTLFTYNWKVTVDTILHYKRLVRGDLSRLLVGGIMSSLEPKALWQETGVVPKVGVLSYPNALDEDNDLIVDEMLPDYHLFNGVQHNYTLIDDSYFGYSTRGCVHKCDFCGVHRLEPKFIEYQGLKPYIEAINDKYDEKCHLILFDNNILASNKFDNVISDILDLGFEKGAKFGPTRKMRRLDFNQGTDARLMTRHHVELLAKTAINPLRIAFDSIRYKDLYIKKVTLAADYGITKLSNYILYNHNDTPEDFWERLKINIDLNSHYGLKIYSFPMKYIPLNAKDRSYVDEKNWNWYFTRNVQRILNVMKGSVMTGEDFFFRAFGSTPEEFRTILHMPERILMFRSKEPQAEELDWLKKFNALVESERAELISILSKNRSKASLQKAYTKLNSLKLKKILLYYLPEPASTPLFEVLEGDA from the coding sequence ATGCCAAGAAACATACTGCTCGTTGAGCCAAATTACAAAACCAAATTTCCCCCGCTTGGCCTGATGAAGATTTCATCATACCACAAGCTGCTTGGTGACAAGGTGCAGTTCGTCAAAGGTATCAGCCAAAATGCTGCTTATGAATATTGGGACCGAATTTATGTAACGACGCTCTTTACGTATAATTGGAAAGTGACTGTTGATACTATCTTGCACTACAAGCGATTAGTTCGTGGAGACCTTTCACGCTTGCTCGTTGGCGGTATCATGTCAAGCTTGGAGCCGAAAGCTCTCTGGCAGGAAACTGGTGTTGTTCCAAAAGTCGGTGTGCTCAGTTATCCAAATGCTCTTGATGAGGATAATGACCTGATTGTAGATGAAATGCTTCCTGACTACCACTTATTTAATGGCGTCCAACATAATTACACATTGATTGATGACAGTTATTTTGGTTATAGCACTAGAGGTTGTGTTCACAAATGTGACTTCTGTGGTGTACACCGTCTTGAACCAAAATTTATCGAATATCAAGGGCTGAAGCCATATATAGAGGCTATTAACGATAAGTACGATGAAAAGTGCCACCTCATACTTTTTGACAACAACATCCTTGCATCCAACAAATTTGATAATGTAATTTCTGATATCCTCGACCTGGGATTTGAGAAGGGTGCAAAATTTGGCCCGACTCGGAAGATGCGTCGCCTTGACTTCAACCAAGGGACAGATGCCCGTTTGATGACTCGACATCATGTTGAACTCCTTGCGAAAACAGCTATAAATCCTCTACGGATAGCTTTTGATAGTATTCGGTATAAAGACCTTTATATTAAAAAGGTAACGCTAGCAGCTGACTACGGCATTACCAAACTATCGAACTACATCCTTTATAATCACAATGATACTCCAGAAGATTTTTGGGAAAGACTAAAAATTAATATCGATCTAAACTCTCATTACGGATTGAAAATTTATTCATTTCCTATGAAGTATATTCCGCTAAATGCAAAAGATCGTTCCTATGTTGATGAAAAAAACTGGAATTGGTATTTTACAAGAAATGTTCAGAGAATACTAAATGTTATGAAGGGAAGTGTCATGACAGGAGAGGATTTCTTTTTTCGTGCTTTTGGATCAACTCCAGAAGAATTCAGAACGATTCTTCATATGCCGGAGCGCATCCTAATGTTTAGGTCGAAAGAGCCTCAGGCTGAAGAGCTTGACTGGCTAAAAAAATTTAATGCCTTAGTTGAGTCGGAGAGAGCCGAACTTATTTCCATTTTGTCGAAGAATCGCAGTAAGGCGAGCCTCCAGAAAGCGTATACAAAGCTTAATTCTTTGAAATTGAAAAAAATTTTACTGTACTACCTTCCAGAACCAGCATCAACGCCCCTGTTTGAGGTGCTTGAAGGAGATGCATAG
- a CDS encoding ATP-binding protein, with amino-acid sequence MKAIPFKAGMYLLETLTSGMYNDPLSIYREYIQNSVDSIDQSSLPTDEPHIKIDLDPFSKSVKIYDNGDGIRADSAEKTLSSIGSSGKLGTMQRGFRGIGRLGGIAFAKKVIFKTTTKGESIVSTQEWDCEGLRKYLRSPEHASMTIEELFSKVSVFSQNSVEELTNKSFFEVQLIDVESFRNYIFDIQRIKKYLVQVAPLPFNPDEFSFHDKIRNFLSENVTQYGEYRITVNDEQLFRPYKDELEITSKQRNDLLKSVELFVLHVGDTPIAYGWYGNRRDLLGAIRKGIGVSGLRIKVGNLQIGDQHLLDRCFRENRFNSYTIGEIHVCDQSLLPNSRRDDFVDNKEKSVLYNLIERKIGLPLSKEIRRRSRIQPKVKTEATVEVAPNDADVEDSNKPHASPKSTVSDNKAESSSSKTITITFSSDTIEQLINKCSDCKTLQQILQEHI; translated from the coding sequence GTGAAAGCTATACCATTTAAAGCCGGAATGTATTTACTTGAGACATTGACTTCAGGTATGTATAACGACCCTCTGTCAATCTATCGAGAATATATCCAGAATTCGGTTGATTCTATCGACCAGTCCTCCCTACCTACTGACGAACCTCATATCAAAATTGATCTTGATCCATTCTCGAAGAGTGTCAAAATTTACGATAATGGAGATGGAATCCGCGCTGATTCTGCTGAAAAAACTTTGAGTAGCATTGGCAGTAGTGGCAAACTTGGAACAATGCAAAGGGGATTTCGTGGCATAGGAAGACTTGGAGGAATAGCCTTTGCTAAGAAAGTCATTTTCAAAACAACCACAAAAGGCGAATCTATTGTATCAACCCAAGAATGGGACTGTGAAGGTTTACGTAAGTACCTCCGCTCACCAGAACATGCATCAATGACAATAGAGGAACTTTTTTCAAAGGTGTCTGTTTTTTCTCAGAACTCCGTTGAAGAATTGACTAATAAAAGCTTCTTCGAAGTTCAGCTTATTGATGTTGAAAGCTTTCGTAACTATATTTTCGATATCCAACGAATCAAAAAATATCTCGTTCAAGTGGCTCCGCTCCCCTTTAACCCCGATGAGTTTTCCTTTCATGATAAGATTCGAAATTTTCTATCTGAAAATGTTACTCAATACGGAGAGTACAGGATAACCGTAAATGATGAACAGCTTTTTCGTCCCTATAAGGATGAACTAGAAATAACAAGTAAGCAACGTAATGACCTGCTGAAATCTGTAGAGCTCTTTGTCTTGCACGTTGGTGATACACCTATAGCCTATGGTTGGTATGGGAACCGTCGTGATTTACTTGGAGCAATACGGAAAGGTATTGGTGTTTCAGGATTGCGAATCAAAGTTGGCAACTTACAAATCGGCGACCAACATCTTCTTGACCGTTGTTTTCGGGAAAATCGTTTTAACAGCTACACAATTGGTGAAATTCATGTTTGTGACCAGTCCCTTTTACCTAATAGTAGAAGAGATGATTTTGTTGATAATAAAGAAAAATCTGTCTTATACAATTTGATTGAACGCAAAATCGGCTTACCTCTATCTAAGGAGATACGCCGCCGTTCTCGTATCCAACCAAAAGTAAAAACGGAAGCGACGGTTGAAGTAGCTCCAAATGATGCTGATGTAGAAGACTCTAACAAGCCCCATGCCAGCCCCAAAAGTACCGTGAGCGACAATAAGGCAGAGTCATCCTCTTCTAAGACAATTACAATAACATTTTCATCTGACACTATTGAGCAGCTGATCAATAAATGTAGTGATTGCAAGACCCTCCAGCAAATTTTGCAAGAACATATTTAA
- a CDS encoding SH3 domain-containing protein yields MSQRKKQALRIAKKASMIIMISCILLSSFALESAVARMVAVRNDNVNMRSGPGLKKKVLWKLSAGFPLKVVKRSGKWLKVKDFEGTVGWVHKNVVNRSGHMIVKAQKKSQGKINIRSKPSTRSKIVAKAYYGVVFRTLKKQKGWVKVQHGKVTGWIKRSLLWGF; encoded by the coding sequence ATGAGTCAAAGAAAAAAACAAGCCCTTCGTATTGCCAAGAAAGCCTCCATGATCATCATGATAAGCTGTATTCTGCTGAGCAGCTTTGCTCTGGAATCTGCTGTCGCACGAATGGTTGCTGTGCGAAATGATAATGTGAATATGCGTTCAGGCCCTGGTTTGAAGAAAAAAGTCCTTTGGAAACTCAGTGCGGGGTTTCCTCTTAAGGTCGTGAAAAGGTCAGGCAAGTGGCTTAAAGTAAAGGACTTCGAAGGGACCGTTGGCTGGGTTCATAAAAATGTGGTGAATCGCTCCGGTCATATGATTGTGAAGGCACAAAAGAAAAGTCAGGGAAAGATCAATATTCGCAGTAAGCCCAGCACAAGATCGAAGATCGTGGCAAAGGCCTATTATGGGGTTGTCTTCAGGACCTTGAAAAAACAAAAAGGGTGGGTGAAGGTTCAGCACGGCAAAGTAACTGGGTGGATTAAGCGCTCATTACTGTGGGGGTTTTAA
- the secG gene encoding preprotein translocase subunit SecG, producing MTTLLIIVHVLVSLFLIVIVLLQHGKGADIGATFGGSGQSVFGSEGPVPLLNKITTFSAIVFMGTSISLAYLSANESTGSIMNDLPVQETTAPVQQEAPVTIPMPEADIQPVEQVEEPAGEATSAVQEVAPDQEAEPTEAEVTTPAAIENEPLADATQESDIAPAAEESAEQASPVEQVVEPETAPEQAE from the coding sequence ATGACGACCTTACTTATTATAGTACATGTACTGGTTTCTCTCTTCCTGATTGTCATCGTGCTTTTGCAGCACGGCAAGGGAGCTGATATCGGAGCTACCTTTGGCGGTTCTGGTCAATCAGTCTTCGGATCAGAAGGCCCGGTGCCACTTTTGAACAAGATAACCACCTTTTCGGCGATTGTCTTTATGGGCACCTCAATTTCCTTGGCCTATCTTTCTGCGAATGAGAGCACCGGTTCCATTATGAATGACCTGCCTGTTCAGGAAACTACGGCCCCGGTTCAGCAAGAAGCCCCGGTGACCATTCCTATGCCGGAGGCTGACATCCAGCCTGTAGAGCAGGTTGAAGAGCCAGCTGGAGAAGCGACTTCCGCTGTTCAAGAGGTTGCTCCTGATCAGGAAGCTGAGCCTACAGAGGCAGAAGTAACTACTCCGGCAGCTATTGAAAACGAGCCGTTAGCGGATGCAACACAGGAATCAGATATTGCGCCTGCTGCCGAGGAATCTGCTGAACAAGCTTCTCCTGTTGAGCAAGTAGTAGAACCGGAAACAGCCCCGGAACAGGCTGAATAA
- a CDS encoding glyceraldehyde 3-phosphate dehydrogenase NAD-binding domain-containing protein — translation MKLGINGLGRIGKLSLWHHVSRQFFSEIVVNLGRQVGSGLEDIAATIEKDSSYGRLSTYLHGHKGGRVIENLNEAAGTMTINGVPVTVLREARNPKDIKWQDNNVRMVVDTTGVFKDPTTDAGDPRGSVRGHLQAGAEKVMVSAPFKIKSKGIDMPDDAITTVMGINDDDYKPEQHSIVSAASCTTTCLSYMIKPLMDHFGADRMLTASMVTVHAATGSQKVLDAVPAAGVTDLRKNRSTLNNIILTTTGAAKALGLVIPEMKGIGFIAESVRIPTSTGSLIVLVLNLQDELENPIKRDLINSIYKDYAATTQYLKYSAGQNVSSDIIGTPEAATVIESTETHTRTASLKVNLDHLKSCNIDAGSGPHILEVPVTQAVIYGWYDNELGSYTNMLGDLTVSVAERMV, via the coding sequence ATGAAACTTGGAATCAACGGCCTCGGAAGGATCGGTAAACTCTCACTCTGGCATCATGTTTCCCGACAATTTTTTTCAGAGATTGTTGTCAACCTCGGACGTCAGGTCGGTAGCGGCTTGGAAGACATCGCTGCAACCATTGAAAAGGATTCCTCCTACGGCAGACTGTCTACCTACCTGCACGGGCATAAGGGCGGTCGGGTTATCGAGAACCTGAATGAGGCCGCAGGCACCATGACAATCAACGGTGTTCCGGTCACTGTCCTCCGTGAGGCGCGTAACCCCAAGGATATTAAATGGCAGGACAATAATGTCCGCATGGTTGTGGACACCACCGGTGTTTTCAAAGACCCCACCACTGATGCTGGCGATCCTCGCGGTTCGGTACGCGGCCACCTTCAGGCTGGTGCAGAAAAAGTTATGGTCTCAGCACCGTTCAAGATCAAATCTAAGGGTATTGATATGCCTGATGATGCAATCACCACGGTTATGGGCATTAATGACGATGATTATAAGCCAGAGCAGCACTCCATCGTCTCGGCAGCCTCCTGCACCACCACCTGTCTGTCCTACATGATCAAGCCACTCATGGATCATTTCGGTGCAGACCGGATGCTTACCGCGTCTATGGTCACGGTCCATGCAGCCACAGGAAGCCAGAAAGTCCTGGATGCCGTCCCTGCTGCTGGCGTGACTGACCTGCGTAAAAACCGCTCCACCCTCAACAATATTATCCTGACCACCACCGGTGCGGCCAAGGCCTTGGGTCTGGTTATCCCGGAGATGAAGGGCATCGGTTTTATTGCAGAGTCTGTTCGGATTCCGACCTCCACAGGTTCCTTGATTGTCCTGGTGCTCAACCTGCAGGACGAGCTGGAAAACCCCATTAAACGCGACCTGATCAATAGTATCTACAAAGATTACGCAGCCACCACCCAGTACCTCAAGTACTCTGCGGGCCAGAATGTTTCCTCAGATATCATTGGTACCCCAGAGGCCGCTACGGTTATCGAGTCCACCGAGACCCATACCCGGACTGCTTCTTTGAAGGTCAATCTGGATCACCTGAAGAGCTGCAACATCGACGCAGGATCGGGACCGCATATTCTGGAGGTTCCGGTAACCCAGGCTGTCATCTACGGCTGGTACGATAACGAGCTGGGTAGCTACACCAATATGCTTGGTGACCTGACCGTCTCCGTGGCTGAACGGATGGTGTAA
- the tpiA gene encoding triose-phosphate isomerase, translating to MTRTPLIAGNWKMHLNRAEAAELAKAVADASKGLTDREVMVAPAYLSLAAVKEAVSESPVKVAAQNVAWEKQGAFTGEISPPMLQDVGVDMVILGHSERRHVFGEDNTMVNQRLLGALQFGLSPILCVGETLDERELGNTFKVVEEQLSQGLKDVQAEQMQAVVIAYEPVWAIGTGKTATKEQAQEVHAFIRTALEDLYEKTLADSIRILYGGSVKPENIDSLMAQPDVDGALVGGAALQAESFARIINFT from the coding sequence ATGACACGAACACCACTGATCGCCGGAAACTGGAAAATGCACCTGAATCGTGCTGAGGCCGCTGAGTTAGCCAAAGCTGTTGCAGATGCCAGCAAAGGATTAACCGACCGGGAGGTCATGGTCGCCCCTGCCTATCTCTCGCTGGCTGCGGTGAAAGAGGCTGTGAGTGAAAGTCCGGTCAAGGTGGCTGCGCAAAACGTGGCCTGGGAAAAGCAAGGTGCCTTTACCGGTGAGATTTCACCACCTATGTTGCAGGATGTCGGGGTTGATATGGTCATTCTCGGCCATTCAGAGCGCCGCCATGTCTTTGGCGAGGATAATACAATGGTCAATCAGCGCCTGCTGGGCGCTCTGCAATTCGGCCTTTCCCCTATTCTCTGCGTTGGCGAGACCTTGGATGAACGGGAACTGGGCAACACCTTTAAGGTGGTTGAGGAACAACTCAGCCAGGGGCTGAAGGATGTTCAGGCAGAACAGATGCAAGCGGTCGTAATTGCCTACGAACCAGTCTGGGCCATTGGGACCGGAAAAACAGCCACAAAGGAGCAGGCCCAGGAAGTACACGCCTTTATTCGTACTGCTCTTGAAGATTTATACGAAAAAACACTTGCCGACTCTATCAGGATATTGTATGGTGGCTCGGTCAAACCTGAAAATATTGACAGCCTCATGGCTCAGCCTGACGTTGACGGCGCTCTGGTGGGCGGCGCAGCCTTGCAGGCAGAGTCATTTGCTAGGATAATCAATTTTACATGA
- a CDS encoding two-CW domain-containing protein, translated as MNNDETQLNCWEFKKCGREPSGNKVLTRGLCPVALEIAADGIHNGKNGGRCCWVITNSVYEGNTGGFCLERSRQCRECDFYLFVEKSEKLLFAA; from the coding sequence ATGAATAATGACGAGACGCAGCTGAATTGTTGGGAATTCAAGAAATGTGGCAGGGAACCAAGTGGCAACAAGGTATTGACACGGGGCCTTTGCCCGGTGGCCCTTGAAATAGCAGCGGATGGAATACATAACGGCAAAAACGGTGGCCGTTGCTGCTGGGTTATTACCAATTCAGTGTATGAGGGAAATACGGGGGGCTTTTGCCTGGAAAGAAGCCGACAATGCAGGGAATGCGATTTCTATCTCTTTGTTGAGAAATCAGAAAAGCTCCTTTTCGCGGCCTGA
- a CDS encoding phosphoglycerate kinase, producing MKTIRDLDISGKRVLIRVDFNVPMNEQGEITDDLRIRTVLPTIQYALEQEAKVILASHMGRPKGQRVEKFSLAPVAQYLSSILDKPVQMAQDCVGPEAESAVAAMNNGDIVLLENLRFHAEEQANDPAFAQQLAALTDIYINDAFAASHRSHASVTGIAENCAEKAAGFLLDKEMSYFHRSVDDPQRPMVAIVGGAKVSGKLEALTNMLNKVDCLLIGGAMANTFLKSQGYFVGASKVEDDLLDNARQLLIDAKEKGVKVYLPVDVIAADQFAPDAVCKQVTIQDIPDNWMALDIGPATVICFTEVLANAKTIVWNGPMGAFEMDAYARGTMALAHAVASAHALSITGGGDSNAAVRLSGEAENISYMSTGGGAFLMLMEGKELPGVKALEG from the coding sequence ATGAAAACAATTCGTGACCTTGATATTAGCGGAAAACGAGTTTTGATCCGGGTGGATTTCAACGTGCCTATGAATGAGCAGGGCGAGATCACCGATGACCTGCGCATCCGCACCGTTCTGCCCACCATCCAGTATGCTCTGGAGCAAGAGGCCAAAGTTATCCTTGCCTCCCATATGGGACGCCCCAAAGGACAGCGGGTGGAGAAGTTCTCCCTGGCACCGGTTGCCCAATACCTCTCCAGCATTCTCGACAAACCGGTCCAGATGGCCCAGGACTGCGTAGGCCCTGAAGCAGAGAGCGCTGTTGCTGCCATGAATAACGGCGATATCGTGTTACTGGAAAACCTCCGCTTCCATGCTGAAGAGCAGGCCAATGACCCCGCCTTTGCCCAGCAACTGGCTGCCTTAACCGATATTTATATCAACGATGCCTTTGCTGCCTCCCATCGCTCCCATGCCTCGGTTACCGGGATTGCGGAAAACTGTGCAGAAAAGGCAGCTGGTTTTCTGCTGGATAAGGAAATGTCTTATTTCCACCGTTCGGTGGATGATCCACAGCGCCCAATGGTCGCCATTGTGGGTGGCGCTAAGGTCTCCGGCAAACTTGAGGCCTTGACCAATATGCTCAATAAGGTAGACTGTCTGCTCATCGGCGGAGCAATGGCCAACACCTTTCTCAAAAGCCAAGGCTATTTTGTGGGTGCCTCCAAAGTGGAGGATGATTTGCTGGATAATGCCCGCCAATTACTGATTGATGCCAAGGAAAAGGGCGTAAAGGTTTATCTGCCAGTGGATGTTATTGCCGCAGACCAGTTTGCCCCGGATGCAGTGTGCAAGCAGGTAACCATCCAGGACATCCCGGATAATTGGATGGCTCTGGATATTGGCCCCGCTACAGTAATCTGCTTTACTGAAGTACTGGCCAATGCCAAGACCATTGTCTGGAACGGCCCAATGGGTGCCTTTGAGATGGATGCCTATGCCCGGGGCACAATGGCCCTGGCCCATGCTGTGGCTTCTGCCCATGCCCTGAGCATCACCGGGGGCGGGGATTCCAATGCTGCGGTCCGCCTGTCCGGCGAGGCAGAAAATATTTCCTATATGTCCACCGGTGGCGGTGCCTTTCTCATGCTGATGGAAGGCAAGGAACTGCCCGGAGTAAAGGCGCTGGAAGGTTGA